One window from the genome of Paraconexibacter algicola encodes:
- a CDS encoding dihydrolipoyl dehydrogenase family protein: MTYDLLVLGGGTGGLVSAMIAAGAGARVALVERDRTGGDCLWTGCVPSKSLLAAAGLAHAMRHADRVGLPPATPTVDLAAVLDHVRAAQATIAPHDSVERLTAAGVDVLVGEGRFTGPRTLTVDGRPVRFRRAIVATGSRAVVPPVPGLAALAPLTHETVWELRALPARLAVLGAGPIGCELGQALGRLGSRVTLLESGDRPLRGEEPEASALLAEQLREDGIDLRLGVRVTAAARGADGAIRLTLGDAQELVADAVLVAAGRAPRSDGIGLDAAGVRCDAGGAIVVDPTMRTSAAGIFAVGDVVGAPAFTHVAAHHARQAAVNALFGLRRRADRTPLPWVTFTDPEVAHVGLTVAQARERHGERVVVARSTYAGLDRAIAAGEHRGGAILVGDARGRLVGATLVGRGAGESIAELTAWIATGAKLARVSGTVHAYPTYAGAAVRAVDDHLRKRYAGPGLRRALAPVLAARRLVR; this comes from the coding sequence ATGACCTACGACCTGCTCGTCCTCGGCGGCGGCACCGGTGGCCTCGTCAGCGCGATGATCGCCGCGGGTGCCGGTGCGCGGGTGGCGCTCGTCGAGCGCGACCGGACCGGCGGCGACTGCCTGTGGACGGGCTGCGTGCCGTCCAAGAGCCTGCTCGCGGCGGCCGGCCTGGCGCACGCGATGCGCCACGCCGACCGGGTCGGCCTGCCGCCCGCCACCCCGACGGTCGACCTCGCCGCGGTCCTCGACCACGTGCGGGCCGCGCAGGCGACGATCGCTCCGCACGACTCGGTGGAGCGGCTGACCGCCGCGGGGGTCGATGTGCTGGTCGGCGAGGGGCGCTTCACCGGGCCGCGGACGCTGACCGTCGACGGCCGGCCGGTGCGGTTCCGTCGGGCGATCGTCGCGACCGGCTCGCGCGCCGTGGTGCCGCCGGTCCCCGGGCTGGCCGCGCTGGCGCCGCTGACGCACGAGACCGTGTGGGAGCTGCGCGCGCTCCCCGCCCGGCTGGCGGTGCTCGGCGCGGGCCCGATCGGCTGCGAGCTCGGGCAGGCGCTCGGACGGCTCGGGTCGCGGGTCACGCTGCTGGAGTCCGGCGACCGGCCCCTCCGCGGCGAGGAGCCCGAGGCGTCGGCGCTGCTGGCCGAGCAGCTGCGCGAGGACGGGATCGACCTGCGGCTCGGGGTCCGGGTCACCGCCGCCGCGCGCGGGGCCGACGGCGCGATCCGCCTGACGCTCGGCGACGCGCAAGAGCTCGTCGCCGACGCGGTGCTCGTGGCCGCCGGCCGGGCCCCGCGCAGCGACGGGATCGGGCTCGACGCCGCGGGGGTGCGCTGCGACGCGGGCGGCGCGATCGTCGTCGACCCGACGATGCGCACGAGCGCCGCGGGGATCTTCGCGGTCGGGGACGTCGTGGGGGCTCCCGCGTTCACGCACGTCGCCGCGCACCACGCGCGGCAGGCCGCGGTGAACGCGCTGTTCGGCCTGCGCCGGCGGGCCGACCGCACGCCGCTGCCGTGGGTGACCTTCACCGACCCGGAGGTCGCGCACGTCGGGCTGACGGTCGCGCAGGCCCGGGAGCGGCACGGGGAGCGCGTCGTGGTCGCCCGGTCGACCTACGCGGGCCTGGACCGGGCGATCGCCGCGGGCGAGCACCGCGGCGGCGCGATCCTCGTCGGCGATGCGCGCGGACGGCTCGTCGGCGCGACGCTCGTCGGGCGCGGCGCGGGCGAGTCGATCGCCGAGCTCACCGCCTGGATCGCGACCGGCGCGAAGCTCGCCCGCGTCTCCGGGACCGTCCACGCGTACCCGACCTACGCGGGAGCCGCCGTCCGCGCGGTCGACGACCACCTGCGCAAGCGGTACGCCGGGCCCGGCCTGCGGCGCGCACTGGCCCCGGTCCTCGCCGCGCGGCGGCTGGTGCGCTAG
- a CDS encoding CDP-alcohol phosphatidyltransferase family protein gives MLDAHTRRLVGPAVDGVAARLDRVGVGPGAVTAVGLAVGVAACVLAATGAWIAALALWLANRSLDGVDGALARRRGPTDLGGMLDFLADFVVYGGFVVAAAIAVPDARVAACVLLAVYLLNNVALLSFASLIEKRGLDLGDERSLRFTAGLTEGTETIAAYVLLCLLPEHAGTIMWVFAALVAITVAQRVRLAVVVLGPTRT, from the coding sequence ATGCTCGACGCGCACACCCGGCGCCTCGTCGGACCCGCGGTCGACGGCGTGGCCGCCCGCCTGGACCGGGTCGGCGTTGGTCCCGGTGCGGTCACCGCGGTCGGCCTCGCCGTCGGTGTCGCGGCGTGCGTGCTGGCCGCCACGGGCGCCTGGATCGCGGCGCTCGCGCTGTGGCTCGCCAACCGCTCGCTCGACGGCGTCGACGGGGCGCTCGCGCGCCGCCGCGGCCCGACCGACCTCGGCGGAATGCTCGACTTCCTCGCGGACTTCGTCGTCTACGGGGGGTTCGTCGTCGCGGCGGCGATCGCCGTGCCCGACGCCCGGGTCGCCGCCTGCGTCCTCCTGGCCGTCTACCTGCTGAACAACGTCGCGCTCCTGAGCTTCGCGTCGCTGATCGAGAAGCGCGGGCTGGACCTCGGGGACGAGCGCTCCCTGCGGTTCACCGCCGGGCTGACGGAGGGGACCGAGACGATCGCCGCCTACGTCCTGCTCTGCCTGCTGCCCGAGCACGCCGGGACGATCATGTGGGTGTTCGCGGCGCTCGTCGCGATCACCGTCGCGCAGCGCGTCCGCCTGGCGGTCGTCGTGCTCGGCCCGACCCGCACCTAG
- a CDS encoding TVP38/TMEM64 family protein, protein MREDLEALVSSAGAAGPVAFVVLYVLLTVALVPGTIPSLAAGVLFGPVWGSLLTVLGATLGAVAAFEIARRLGRERTRRLLGRRGATADAWLSARGLRGVVALRLIPVLPFNALNYAFGLSGVTRRAHALGTLVGIVPGTVAFVALGDSLADPGSTGFVLSLGAVVLLLLLGATQQRRRVA, encoded by the coding sequence GTGCGGGAGGACCTCGAGGCGCTCGTGTCGTCCGCCGGGGCGGCCGGGCCGGTCGCGTTCGTCGTGCTGTACGTGCTGCTGACCGTGGCGCTCGTGCCCGGCACGATCCCCTCGCTCGCCGCGGGCGTGCTGTTCGGGCCCGTGTGGGGCTCGCTGCTGACCGTGCTCGGCGCGACGCTCGGGGCCGTCGCGGCGTTCGAGATCGCCCGGCGCCTGGGCCGCGAGCGCACCCGCCGCCTGCTCGGTCGCCGCGGCGCGACCGCCGACGCGTGGCTGAGCGCGCGCGGACTGCGCGGCGTCGTCGCGCTGCGGCTGATCCCGGTGCTGCCGTTCAACGCGCTCAACTACGCGTTCGGGCTGTCGGGCGTGACGCGCCGCGCGCACGCGCTCGGCACGCTCGTCGGCATCGTCCCGGGGACGGTCGCGTTCGTCGCGCTCGGGGACTCCCTGGCCGACCCCGGCTCGACCGGGTTCGTGCTGTCGCTCGGGGCCGTCGTCCTGCTGCTCCTGCTCGGGGCGACGCAGCAGCGACGGCGGGTCGCCTGA
- a CDS encoding ribbon-helix-helix protein, CopG family — translation MNDLPDSDDLDRILADDPGAGDLLAPRDIDVRLEVSVDAATLEGLTERATREGRDIGEVVADVLRSAAA, via the coding sequence ATGAACGACCTCCCGGACAGCGACGACCTCGACCGCATCCTCGCGGACGACCCCGGCGCGGGCGACCTCCTCGCCCCGCGCGACATCGACGTACGCCTGGAAGTGTCCGTCGATGCGGCCACGCTCGAGGGCCTCACCGAGCGCGCCACACGCGAGGGCCGAGACATCGGAGAAGTCGTGGCCGATGTCCTGCGAAGCGCGGCTGCCTGA
- a CDS encoding SDR family oxidoreductase, translating to MDLGIGGRVALVTGASGGLGRAIAAALAAEGATVAISSRSQERIDATAAEIGASGFVWDSADVDGGPALLDTVAAQLGAPVSILVTNTGGPPAGMPLEFTGEQWEDAYRTLVRAPMALVQAALPAMRAAGWGRVLNVVSTTVREPTPPLMLSNTHRASMITAFKTVAAHVAADGVTLNSLLPGRIGTARLESLYGSRENVETMASAEIPAGRVGTPEEFAAAAAFLCSAPASYITGETLAVDGGLTRSVF from the coding sequence ATGGATCTCGGCATCGGCGGCAGGGTCGCGCTCGTCACGGGCGCGTCGGGTGGACTGGGGCGCGCGATCGCCGCGGCGCTCGCGGCGGAGGGCGCGACGGTCGCGATCAGCTCGCGCTCGCAGGAGCGGATCGACGCGACCGCCGCGGAGATCGGCGCGTCCGGGTTCGTGTGGGACAGCGCCGACGTGGACGGCGGCCCGGCACTGCTCGACACGGTCGCCGCGCAGCTCGGCGCGCCGGTGTCGATCCTCGTGACGAACACCGGCGGACCGCCCGCCGGCATGCCGCTGGAGTTCACCGGCGAGCAGTGGGAGGACGCGTACCGCACGCTCGTGCGCGCCCCGATGGCGCTCGTGCAGGCCGCTCTGCCCGCGATGCGCGCGGCCGGCTGGGGGCGGGTCCTGAACGTCGTGTCGACGACCGTGCGCGAGCCGACCCCGCCGCTGATGCTGTCCAACACGCACCGCGCGTCGATGATCACCGCGTTCAAGACGGTCGCGGCGCACGTCGCCGCCGACGGCGTGACGCTCAACAGCCTCCTCCCCGGGCGGATCGGCACCGCGCGGCTCGAGTCCCTCTACGGGTCGCGGGAGAACGTCGAGACGATGGCGTCCGCCGAGATCCCCGCCGGCCGCGTGGGCACGCCGGAGGAGTTCGCGGCGGCGGCCGCGTTCCTCTGCTCGGCGCCCGCCTCGTACATCACCGGGGAGACCCTCGCCGTCGACGGCGGCCTCACCCGGTCCGTGTTCTAG
- a CDS encoding beta-propeller domain-containing protein, whose protein sequence is MGRAHTGRRALTAALLAVTALGIAPHAVADAATKKRTATARLAPFDSCADLVAYARANALAHPSTVAVTFPSSAQAPGGGVAEDGAARPLPAAAPTAATPDAGTTAEPDFSGTNNQEAGVDEPDTVKTDGRRIFTLGGGRLQAVAVSADGRPSIRGSLDLGDAGIAYGGELLLHGNRLLVLGTRSGFSAQDAAKPTAARRSVAFPGTYRSSAVILEVDVRDPAAMTVVRSLTVDGSYVSARATGDVARVVITSPPAPVEIQPASSQEEYETRRREAIRNAPVDGFRPKVAITRNGQTTVRGALPCSAIRHPRVFSGLDTTSVFTIDLDKGLPEAEVDAVLGGGDTVYASTSGLYVASNRWDEQFETTGRPGLGTTTTQLHRFATGERTSTTYRASGSVRGYLLNQFSLSEHRGVLRVATTEDPVSFGDAQTESSSTLTVLDERDGVLTPIGRVGGLGRGERIYSARFVDDVAYVVTFRQVDPLYTVDLRDPRAPKVLGELKILGYSAYLHPVGEDTILGIGQDASPQGRRQGTQLSLFDVSDLRNPRLLHQAKVGGSSSSSVEYDHRAFLWWAPRRTAVLPVTLDDGAGFRQATTAPAPAPAIAPAPRPPFAGVLGYRVTRANGIGALGRMSDPGDGRSFSGGITRTLVFGGRLVTISDRGVGVGSLGDFKRSGFVAFPTSDGS, encoded by the coding sequence ATGGGTCGAGCGCACACCGGCCGCCGGGCCCTGACCGCCGCGTTGCTCGCGGTCACGGCCCTGGGCATCGCGCCCCACGCGGTGGCCGACGCGGCCACGAAGAAGCGCACCGCGACCGCCCGGCTCGCGCCGTTCGACTCCTGCGCCGATCTCGTGGCCTACGCGCGCGCGAACGCGCTGGCCCACCCGTCGACGGTGGCCGTGACGTTCCCGTCGTCCGCCCAGGCGCCCGGCGGCGGGGTCGCCGAGGACGGCGCCGCGCGCCCCCTGCCGGCCGCCGCGCCCACCGCGGCGACGCCCGACGCCGGCACCACGGCCGAGCCGGACTTCAGCGGCACGAACAACCAGGAGGCCGGCGTCGACGAGCCGGACACGGTCAAGACCGACGGCCGGCGGATCTTCACGCTCGGCGGCGGACGGCTCCAGGCGGTCGCGGTGAGCGCCGATGGCAGGCCGTCGATCCGCGGCAGCCTCGACCTCGGGGACGCCGGGATCGCCTACGGCGGCGAGCTGCTCCTCCACGGCAACCGGCTGCTGGTCCTCGGGACGCGGTCCGGATTCTCCGCGCAGGACGCCGCGAAGCCCACGGCCGCGCGAAGGAGCGTCGCCTTCCCCGGCACGTACCGCAGCAGCGCGGTGATCCTCGAGGTCGACGTTCGCGATCCGGCGGCGATGACGGTCGTCCGCTCGCTCACCGTCGACGGCAGCTACGTGTCCGCCCGCGCGACCGGCGACGTCGCCCGCGTCGTCATCACCTCGCCGCCGGCGCCCGTGGAGATCCAGCCCGCGAGCTCGCAGGAGGAGTACGAGACGCGCCGGCGCGAGGCGATCCGCAACGCACCGGTCGACGGCTTCCGCCCGAAGGTCGCGATCACCCGCAACGGGCAGACGACGGTCCGGGGTGCGCTGCCGTGCAGCGCGATCCGGCACCCGCGGGTCTTCTCGGGCCTCGACACCACGAGCGTCTTCACGATCGACCTCGACAAGGGCCTGCCGGAGGCGGAGGTCGACGCCGTGCTCGGCGGCGGCGACACGGTGTACGCGTCGACGAGCGGCCTGTACGTCGCGTCCAACCGCTGGGACGAGCAGTTCGAGACGACCGGCCGCCCCGGCCTCGGCACGACGACGACCCAGCTGCACCGCTTCGCGACGGGCGAGCGGACATCGACCACGTACCGCGCGAGCGGCAGCGTCCGGGGCTACCTGCTCAACCAGTTCTCGCTCAGCGAGCACCGAGGAGTCCTGCGCGTCGCGACGACGGAGGACCCGGTCTCCTTCGGGGACGCGCAGACGGAGTCGTCCTCCACGCTCACCGTCCTGGACGAGCGCGACGGCGTGCTCACCCCGATCGGCCGCGTCGGCGGCCTCGGCCGGGGCGAGCGGATCTACTCAGCCCGGTTCGTCGACGACGTCGCGTACGTCGTCACGTTCCGCCAGGTCGACCCGCTCTACACGGTCGACCTGCGCGACCCGCGCGCGCCGAAGGTCCTCGGCGAGCTGAAGATCCTCGGCTACTCCGCGTACCTGCACCCGGTCGGGGAGGACACGATCCTCGGCATCGGCCAGGACGCCTCGCCGCAGGGCCGCCGGCAGGGGACCCAGCTGTCGCTGTTCGACGTGTCCGACCTGCGCAACCCGCGGCTGCTGCACCAGGCGAAGGTCGGGGGCTCGTCGTCCTCGAGCGTCGAGTACGACCACCGGGCGTTCCTGTGGTGGGCGCCGCGGCGCACGGCGGTCCTGCCGGTGACGCTCGACGACGGCGCGGGCTTCCGCCAGGCGACGACCGCGCCCGCGCCCGCGCCCGCGATCGCGCCGGCGCCGAGGCCGCCGTTCGCCGGGGTGCTCGGCTACCGCGTCACGCGCGCGAACGGGATCGGCGCGCTCGGACGGATGAGCGACCCGGGCGACGGCCGCTCCTTCTCCGGCGGCATCACCCGCACCCTCGTCTTCGGCGGCCGGCTCGTCACGATCTCCGACCGCGGGGTCGGCGTCGGGTCGCTGGGCGACTTCAAGCGCTCGGGCTTCGTCGCCTTCCCGACGAGCGACGGCTCCTAG
- a CDS encoding DEAD/DEAH box helicase gives MSSAARQTTPAGGLRDWQVRALDAMASWTEGSFLVNAAPGAGKTRPALEFARREIAAGRARRVVVVCPTGPLTRQWAEAAARSGLQIEPDSDELVPPKGFHGIAVTYARVAMAGVRWAAACTPDTLIVADEAHHLGEDLAWGLGFSAAFSKAQRWLLLSGTPFRSDASAIPGVRYDGEGLAEPDISYGYADAVRDGVCRPVAFITYDGSLSWRSGDDVIEAGFDTVLTGREASRRYRTAISTELPDGLPRILREAHAKLLGVRSAEGGQRDAGGLVIAADGEHAKKVAKLLREVTGKPPTVVLHTEARAAEKLQRFTASKDEWIVAVNMVSEGVDIPRLRVGVYASAAKTAMIFRQIVGRFVRTIPGRPPELSWLYLPADPILRIHASEVETEVRPFVRRKDEDEDLGEWDEVSQRKETERGEAVEFVPLVADVAPQMTLFGGPAPAEPVRPVSVPVTPGMTDDLPGLPEPAAELPAYQKRRILREKRHGLVNDLKRRGRYGGPQEINAWLNRETGVAKVGDASIEQLEKSIELLMQALTKGSRARR, from the coding sequence GTGAGCTCCGCCGCACGACAGACCACCCCCGCCGGCGGCCTGCGCGACTGGCAGGTCCGGGCACTCGACGCGATGGCGTCGTGGACCGAGGGCTCCTTCCTCGTCAACGCCGCCCCCGGCGCCGGGAAGACCCGTCCGGCGCTCGAGTTCGCGCGCCGCGAGATCGCCGCCGGGCGCGCCCGGCGCGTCGTCGTCGTCTGCCCGACCGGGCCGCTGACCCGCCAGTGGGCCGAGGCCGCGGCCCGCAGCGGCCTGCAGATCGAGCCGGACTCCGACGAGCTCGTCCCCCCGAAGGGCTTCCACGGGATCGCCGTCACCTACGCGCGCGTCGCGATGGCCGGCGTGCGCTGGGCGGCCGCCTGCACCCCGGACACGCTGATCGTCGCCGACGAGGCGCACCACCTTGGCGAGGACCTCGCCTGGGGCCTGGGCTTCTCCGCCGCCTTCTCGAAGGCCCAGCGCTGGCTGCTGCTGTCGGGCACCCCGTTCCGCTCCGACGCCTCCGCGATCCCGGGCGTCCGCTACGACGGCGAGGGCCTCGCCGAGCCCGACATCTCCTACGGGTACGCGGACGCGGTCCGCGACGGCGTCTGCCGGCCGGTCGCGTTCATCACCTACGACGGGTCGCTGTCGTGGCGCTCGGGCGACGACGTGATCGAGGCCGGGTTCGACACCGTCCTCACCGGGCGCGAGGCGTCACGCCGGTACCGCACCGCGATCTCCACCGAGCTGCCCGACGGCCTGCCGCGGATCCTCCGCGAGGCGCACGCCAAGCTGCTGGGCGTCCGCTCCGCCGAGGGCGGGCAGCGCGACGCGGGCGGGCTCGTCATCGCCGCCGACGGCGAGCACGCGAAGAAGGTCGCCAAGCTTCTGCGCGAGGTGACCGGCAAGCCGCCGACCGTCGTCCTGCACACCGAGGCGCGCGCGGCCGAGAAGCTCCAGCGGTTCACCGCCTCCAAGGACGAGTGGATCGTCGCGGTGAACATGGTCAGCGAGGGCGTCGACATCCCGCGCCTGCGCGTCGGCGTGTACGCGAGCGCCGCGAAGACCGCGATGATCTTCCGGCAGATCGTCGGCCGGTTCGTCCGCACGATCCCGGGTCGGCCGCCGGAGCTGAGCTGGCTGTACCTCCCCGCCGACCCGATCCTGCGCATCCACGCCTCCGAGGTCGAGACCGAGGTGCGCCCGTTCGTGCGCCGCAAGGACGAGGACGAGGACCTCGGCGAGTGGGACGAGGTCTCCCAGCGCAAGGAGACCGAGCGCGGCGAGGCCGTCGAGTTCGTGCCGCTCGTCGCCGACGTCGCGCCGCAGATGACGCTGTTCGGCGGGCCCGCGCCCGCCGAGCCGGTGCGGCCGGTCAGCGTGCCGGTCACGCCCGGCATGACCGACGACCTGCCCGGCCTGCCCGAGCCCGCCGCCGAGCTGCCCGCCTACCAGAAGCGCCGCATCCTGCGCGAGAAGCGCCACGGCCTGGTGAACGACCTCAAGCGCCGCGGCCGCTACGGCGGCCCGCAGGAGATCAACGCCTGGCTCAACCGCGAGACCGGCGTCGCGAAGGTCGGCGACGCGTCGATCGAGCAGCTCGAGAAGTCGATCGAGCTGCTCATGCAGGCGCTGACGAAGGGCTCGCGCGCGCGGCGCTGA
- a CDS encoding RidA family protein, giving the protein MSGIERFGSGGPWEARVGYSRVVRAGDGVHVSGCTAIGEDGQVVGPGDVYLQAQQCLRNIERALAQAGATLQDVVRTRVYLLDASRWEDAGRAHGEVFGEIRPANTMLEVAALLDPRLLVEIEADAWSPRA; this is encoded by the coding sequence ATGTCGGGGATCGAGCGGTTCGGGTCCGGTGGGCCCTGGGAGGCGCGCGTCGGGTACTCGCGCGTCGTGCGCGCCGGTGACGGCGTGCACGTGTCGGGCTGCACGGCGATCGGGGAGGACGGCCAGGTCGTCGGTCCCGGGGACGTGTACCTGCAGGCGCAGCAGTGCCTGCGCAACATCGAGCGCGCGCTCGCCCAGGCGGGCGCGACGCTGCAGGACGTCGTGCGCACCCGCGTGTACCTGCTGGACGCGAGCCGCTGGGAGGACGCGGGCCGCGCCCACGGCGAGGTCTTCGGCGAGATCCGGCCGGCGAACACGATGCTCGAGGTCGCCGCGCTGCTGGACCCGCGGCTGCTCGTCGAGATCGAGGCCGACGCCTGGTCGCCGCGGGCGTGA
- the purH gene encoding bifunctional phosphoribosylaminoimidazolecarboxamide formyltransferase/IMP cyclohydrolase, with translation MPSVPELNPVDPPDLVPVRRALLSVSDKRGIVDFARGLAEQGVELISTGGTAKELEAAGLPVRAIDDFTGFPEIMDGRVKTLNPKLYAGLLAVRDNPEHQAALEEHGIEVVDLVCVNLYPFERTVARMNVSDRDAIENIDIGGPTMIRAAAKNHAYAAVVVKPESYDAILEELAQNDGALSFRTRQELAAQAFHDTARYDTAIARWFAERSDDHPPLLVRAYEKVTDLSYGENPHQRAAYYSAVGERRHLLSMVKQHHGKQLSFNNLLDLDSATALARDFDEPSCTIVKHNNPCGAATGATALDAYRAAFECDPLSAFGGVIAINREVDAELAQALHQQFIEVLYAPGYTDEALEILTQKQNIRILEDQERRRVPLGELQGRQVQGGILVQDRDTIVLDRDTMEVVTERQPTEQEWSDLLFAWRVCKHVKSNAIILAQGDRTVGIGAGQMSRVDSVRLALEKCRLDSVQGAVLASDAFFPFADGPALAIEAGVRAVIQPGGSIRDDEVIAAANADGVAMVMTRRRHFRH, from the coding sequence ATGCCGTCCGTGCCTGAGCTGAACCCCGTCGACCCGCCCGACCTCGTCCCGGTCCGCCGCGCGCTGCTGTCCGTCAGCGACAAGCGCGGGATCGTCGACTTCGCGCGCGGGCTCGCCGAGCAGGGCGTCGAGCTGATCTCCACCGGGGGCACCGCGAAGGAGCTCGAGGCCGCCGGGCTGCCGGTCCGCGCGATCGACGACTTCACGGGCTTCCCCGAGATCATGGACGGCCGCGTCAAGACGCTGAACCCGAAGCTCTACGCGGGCCTGCTGGCCGTGCGCGACAACCCCGAGCACCAGGCGGCGCTCGAGGAGCACGGGATCGAGGTCGTCGACCTCGTGTGCGTGAACCTGTACCCGTTCGAGCGCACCGTCGCGCGGATGAACGTCAGCGACCGCGACGCGATCGAGAACATCGACATCGGCGGCCCGACGATGATCCGGGCGGCGGCGAAGAACCACGCGTACGCCGCGGTCGTCGTGAAGCCGGAGAGCTACGACGCGATCCTCGAGGAGCTCGCCCAGAACGACGGCGCGCTGTCGTTCCGCACCCGGCAGGAGCTCGCCGCCCAGGCGTTCCACGACACCGCCCGCTACGACACGGCGATCGCCCGCTGGTTCGCCGAGCGCAGCGACGACCACCCGCCGCTGCTCGTGCGCGCCTACGAGAAGGTCACGGACCTCTCCTACGGCGAGAACCCGCACCAGCGCGCCGCCTACTACTCGGCGGTCGGCGAGCGCCGGCACCTGCTCTCGATGGTCAAGCAGCACCACGGCAAGCAGCTGTCGTTCAACAACCTCCTCGACCTCGACTCGGCGACCGCGCTCGCGCGCGACTTCGACGAGCCGAGCTGCACGATCGTCAAGCACAACAACCCGTGCGGCGCGGCGACCGGCGCGACCGCCCTGGACGCCTACCGGGCCGCCTTCGAGTGCGATCCGCTCAGCGCGTTCGGCGGCGTCATCGCGATCAACCGCGAGGTCGACGCCGAGCTGGCGCAGGCGCTGCACCAGCAGTTCATCGAGGTCCTCTACGCGCCCGGGTACACCGACGAGGCGCTCGAGATCCTCACCCAGAAGCAGAACATCCGCATCCTCGAGGACCAGGAGCGCCGCCGCGTCCCGCTCGGCGAGCTGCAGGGCCGGCAGGTGCAGGGCGGCATCCTCGTGCAGGACCGCGACACGATCGTGCTCGACCGGGACACGATGGAGGTCGTCACCGAGCGCCAGCCGACCGAGCAGGAGTGGTCTGACCTGCTGTTCGCGTGGCGGGTCTGCAAGCACGTGAAGTCCAACGCCATCATCCTCGCGCAGGGCGACCGGACCGTCGGCATCGGCGCCGGGCAGATGAGCCGCGTCGACTCCGTGCGCCTGGCGCTGGAGAAGTGCCGGCTCGACAGCGTGCAGGGCGCCGTGCTCGCCTCCGACGCGTTCTTCCCGTTCGCCGACGGTCCCGCCCTGGCGATCGAGGCGGGGGTCCGCGCGGTCATCCAGCCCGGCGGGTCGATCCGGGACGACGAGGTCATCGCCGCCGCCAACGCGGACGGCGTCGCGATGGTCATGACCCGCCGACGCCACTTCCGGCACTAG
- the purN gene encoding phosphoribosylglycinamide formyltransferase — protein sequence MSLRVVVLASGAGTNLQAILDELHGGPEGVVVVGVAGDRPGAPALERAAAAGVATAVFPRDAFPDRAARDAALAAQVQAWEADLVVLAGYMALLDPGFTRRFAGRIVNVHPSLLPVFPGLRAIEQAIAYGVKVAGVTVHLVDDGIDTGAILLQDAVAVADDETAASLHDRLRPLEHALLCRAVRAFAADGVSADPDNPRRMRVT from the coding sequence ATGAGCCTGCGCGTCGTCGTCCTCGCGTCGGGTGCCGGGACGAACCTGCAGGCGATCCTCGACGAGCTGCACGGCGGGCCCGAGGGCGTCGTGGTCGTCGGGGTCGCGGGCGACCGGCCCGGCGCGCCCGCCCTGGAGCGCGCCGCTGCGGCGGGCGTCGCGACCGCCGTGTTCCCGCGCGACGCGTTCCCCGACCGGGCCGCGCGCGACGCGGCGCTCGCCGCCCAGGTCCAGGCGTGGGAAGCCGACCTCGTCGTGCTCGCCGGCTACATGGCGCTGCTGGACCCGGGCTTCACGCGCCGGTTCGCCGGACGCATCGTCAACGTGCACCCGTCGCTGCTGCCCGTGTTCCCCGGGCTGCGCGCGATCGAGCAGGCGATCGCCTACGGCGTCAAGGTCGCGGGCGTCACCGTCCACCTCGTCGACGACGGGATCGACACGGGCGCGATCCTGCTGCAGGACGCGGTCGCGGTCGCCGACGACGAGACCGCCGCGAGCCTGCACGACCGGCTACGGCCGCTGGAGCACGCGCTGCTGTGCCGGGCGGTCCGCGCGTTCGCGGCCGACGGGGTGTCCGCCGACCCGGACAATCCCCGCAGGATGCGGGTGACCTGA